One Verrucomicrobiota bacterium JB022 genomic region harbors:
- a CDS encoding rhodanese-like domain-containing protein produces MKSLPSRFLLLAALATTAPLGWALTVEELADAIVAGDAPVVIDLRPTTLYQQGHIPGAISIPLPLLAQRQLPPFGEVVVYADGFGRQDAAEAVRLLSQKKGIEPDLLEGGYAAWQTRSGVTTEPKGMTQESPPTISYQELQGALGEDVVIYDLRASASARPLRASAVAGTTSAPEPESLSQHFPQAQVRRGNPLQDVAGRASRPAPLRASASQATTASNPLLKSGGSAASPLIVLVDDDNQSAVETARQLRAAGYERVAVLAGGETILQYDGRSGTDRRSGGTITDPTAEPQQPAE; encoded by the coding sequence ATGAAATCCCTGCCTTCTCGCTTCCTGCTGCTCGCAGCACTTGCCACCACCGCCCCGCTGGGGTGGGCCCTTACGGTGGAAGAGCTGGCCGATGCCATCGTGGCCGGTGACGCCCCCGTCGTGATCGACCTGCGCCCGACGACCCTCTATCAGCAGGGCCACATCCCCGGCGCGATCAGCATCCCGCTGCCGTTGCTGGCCCAGCGCCAGTTGCCGCCCTTTGGCGAAGTCGTCGTCTATGCCGACGGCTTTGGTCGCCAGGATGCCGCCGAGGCCGTGCGACTGCTCAGCCAAAAGAAGGGCATCGAGCCCGACCTGCTGGAGGGTGGTTACGCCGCCTGGCAAACGCGCTCCGGCGTCACGACCGAGCCCAAAGGCATGACCCAGGAGAGTCCGCCGACGATCTCCTACCAGGAGCTGCAAGGAGCCTTGGGGGAAGACGTGGTGATCTACGACCTGCGCGCGTCCGCCTCCGCCCGTCCGCTGCGCGCCAGCGCTGTCGCCGGAACGACCTCTGCGCCGGAGCCGGAAAGCCTGTCGCAGCATTTCCCGCAGGCTCAGGTCCGCCGTGGCAACCCATTGCAAGATGTGGCTGGCCGTGCCTCCCGCCCGGCACCGCTGCGTGCTTCCGCCTCGCAGGCGACGACGGCTTCCAATCCGCTGCTCAAGTCTGGTGGATCTGCCGCCAGCCCGCTGATCGTGCTGGTCGACGACGACAACCAATCTGCCGTGGAAACCGCCCGCCAGCTCCGTGCCGCCGGTTATGAACGCGTGGCCGTGCTCGCCGGGGGCGAAACGATCCTGCAATACGACGGCCGTTCGGGTACCGACCGCCGCAGCGGTGGCACCATTACCGACCCGACCGCCGAGCCTCAGCAGCCCGCCGAGTAA